A DNA window from Enterobacter cloacae subsp. cloacae ATCC 13047 contains the following coding sequences:
- a CDS encoding DUF4156 domain-containing protein has translation MRVKVCAGIVGAALLLAGCSSSNELTAAGQGVRFVEDKPGNECQFLGTATGEQSNWMSGQHGEEGGSMRGAANALRNQAAAMGGNVIYGVSSPTQGMLSSFVPTASQMNGQVYKCPN, from the coding sequence ATGCGCGTAAAAGTCTGTGCAGGGATTGTAGGAGCAGCATTGCTGCTGGCGGGTTGTAGCTCCAGCAATGAGCTGACTGCAGCGGGTCAGGGCGTTCGCTTTGTGGAAGATAAGCCGGGTAACGAGTGCCAGTTTTTAGGCACGGCAACCGGTGAGCAAAGCAACTGGATGTCGGGTCAGCACGGCGAAGAGGGCGGCTCTATGCGTGGCGCGGCTAATGCCTTGCGTAACCAGGCCGCGGCGATGGGTGGCAACGTGATTTACGGAGTAAGCAGCCCGACGCAGGGAATGTTATCCAGCTTCGTGCCAACCGCCAGCCAAATGAATGGCCAGGTCTATAAGTGCCCGAACTGA
- a CDS encoding nucleoside recognition domain-containing protein codes for MSEVSPNQGKVTWVGYLAFFLTIIFFSGFFAKATEWWRVFDFTVLNGTFGQVNGEGAASVSFRGTGGTGAKDGFLFALELAPSVILSLGIISVTEGLGGLRAAQQLMTPVLKPLLGIPGICSLALIANLQNTDAAAGMTKELADEGVISDRERAIFATFQTSGSAIITNYFSSGAALFTSITVPVITPLAVILVFKFIGANFLRAWIAHMETRQIKEREDDRRSA; via the coding sequence ATGAGTGAAGTATCCCCGAATCAGGGGAAAGTGACGTGGGTAGGGTATCTCGCTTTCTTTCTAACCATCATTTTCTTTTCTGGCTTTTTCGCCAAAGCCACCGAATGGTGGCGAGTCTTTGATTTCACCGTGCTGAACGGCACATTTGGTCAGGTTAACGGCGAAGGCGCCGCAAGCGTCTCTTTTCGCGGCACAGGCGGTACCGGCGCAAAAGATGGCTTTCTGTTTGCGCTGGAACTTGCACCGTCTGTTATTTTGTCGCTGGGCATCATTTCAGTGACCGAAGGGCTGGGCGGGCTGCGGGCGGCACAGCAATTGATGACGCCCGTTTTGAAACCGTTGCTGGGCATTCCAGGTATTTGTTCTCTGGCGCTTATCGCCAATTTGCAAAACACCGATGCGGCTGCAGGTATGACCAAAGAGCTCGCCGATGAAGGCGTTATCAGCGACAGGGAACGAGCGATTTTCGCCACCTTTCAGACCAGCGGTAGCGCAATTATCACCAATTACTTCTCGTCCGGCGCGGCGCTGTTTACCAGCATCACCGTACCGGTTATCACCCCGCTGGCAGTGATTCTGGTCTTTAAATTTATAGGTGCCAATTTTCTCAGAGCATGGATTGCGCACATGGAAACCCGTCAGATCAAGGAGAGAGAAGATGACCGCCGAAGTGCGTAA
- the epmB gene encoding EF-P beta-lysylation protein EpmB — MAHIVTLNTPSREDWLSQLADVITSPDELLRLLELEQHTDLLAGREAKRLFALRVPRAFVARMEKGNPDDPLLKQTLTAQEEFITAPGYSTDPLEEQNSVVPGLLHKYLNRALLLVKGGCAVNCRYCFRRHFPYAENQGNKRNWQVALDYIAAHSELDEIIFSGGDPLMAKDYELDWLLTQLEAIPHIKRLRIHSRLPIVIPARITDGLVSRLEQSRLQVLLVNHINHANEIDDAFRAAMVRLRKAGVTLLNQSVLLRGVNDNARVLADLSNALFDAGVMPYYLHVLDRVQGAAHFMVTDEEARQIVRELLTLVSGYMVPKLAREIGGEPSKTPLDLQLRQS; from the coding sequence ATGGCGCATATTGTAACCCTAAACACCCCGTCCAGAGAAGATTGGTTATCGCAACTTGCCGATGTAATCACCAGTCCTGATGAATTACTGCGTCTTCTTGAGCTCGAACAGCATACCGATTTGCTGGCCGGCCGGGAGGCGAAGCGGCTTTTCGCCCTGCGCGTTCCCCGCGCGTTTGTTGCCCGTATGGAGAAAGGCAATCCTGACGATCCATTATTAAAACAGACGCTTACCGCACAGGAAGAGTTCATCACGGCACCCGGCTATAGCACCGATCCGCTGGAAGAGCAGAACAGCGTGGTACCCGGTTTGCTGCACAAGTATCTGAACCGTGCGCTGCTGCTGGTGAAAGGTGGCTGTGCGGTAAATTGCCGTTATTGCTTCCGTCGACACTTCCCGTATGCCGAAAATCAGGGCAATAAACGCAACTGGCAGGTCGCGCTGGACTATATCGCCGCCCATTCTGAGCTGGATGAGATCATTTTTTCCGGTGGCGATCCGCTGATGGCGAAAGATTATGAGCTGGACTGGCTGCTGACCCAGCTTGAAGCCATTCCGCATATTAAGCGCCTGCGCATACACAGCCGTCTGCCGATTGTTATTCCGGCACGTATCACTGACGGACTGGTCTCACGCCTGGAGCAGTCCCGCCTGCAGGTGCTGCTGGTGAACCATATCAATCACGCCAATGAAATTGATGATGCATTTCGTGCGGCAATGGTGCGTTTACGCAAGGCAGGCGTGACGCTTCTGAACCAGAGCGTGCTGCTGCGCGGCGTAAATGATAATGCCCGCGTGCTGGCGGACCTCAGCAATGCGCTGTTTGATGCGGGAGTGATGCCCTATTACCTGCACGTGCTGGATCGCGTTCAGGGTGCGGCCCATTTCATGGTGACGGATGAAGAAGCCCGGCAGATCGTGCGTGAACTGTTAACGCTGGTGTCAGGTTATATGGTGCCGAAGCTGGCGCGTGAGATTGGCGGTGAACCGAGCAAGACGCCGCTGGATTTGCAGCTAAGACAGAGCTAG
- a CDS encoding class C beta-lactamase CMH-4, whose amino-acid sequence MMKKSLSCALLLSVACSAFAAPMSEKQLADVVERTVTPLMKAQAIPGMAVAVIYQGQPHYFTFGKADVAANKPVTPQTLFELGSVSKTFTGVLGGDAIARKEISLADPVTKYWPELTGKQWQGIRLLDLATYTAGGLPLQVPDDVTDNASLLRFYQSWQPKWAPGTTRLYANTSIGLFGSLAVKPSGMRFEQAMAERVFKPLKLNHTWINVPHAEEPHYAWGYREGKAVHVSPGMLDAEAYGVKSNVKDMASWVMANMAPETLPQSTLQQGIALAQSRYWRVGAMYQGLGWEMLNWPVDAKTVVDGSDNKVALAPLPVAEVNPPAPPVKASWVHKTGSTGGFGSYVAFIPEKQIGIVMLANKSYPNPVRVETAYRILDALQ is encoded by the coding sequence ATGATGAAAAAATCCCTAAGCTGCGCCCTGCTGCTCAGCGTTGCCTGCTCTGCTTTTGCCGCGCCGATGTCAGAAAAACAGCTGGCTGACGTCGTGGAACGTACCGTTACGCCCCTGATGAAGGCGCAGGCCATACCCGGAATGGCCGTGGCCGTCATTTATCAGGGCCAGCCACACTATTTTACTTTCGGTAAAGCAGACGTCGCGGCGAATAAGCCCGTCACGCCGCAAACCTTATTTGAACTGGGCTCCGTCAGTAAAACCTTCACTGGCGTGCTGGGTGGCGATGCCATTGCCCGCAAAGAGATTTCGCTGGCCGACCCGGTCACGAAATATTGGCCTGAATTGACGGGCAAGCAGTGGCAAGGCATTCGCCTGCTCGACCTGGCAACCTATACGGCAGGCGGATTGCCGTTGCAGGTACCGGATGATGTTACCGATAACGCCTCTCTGCTGCGTTTCTACCAGTCCTGGCAGCCAAAGTGGGCCCCGGGTACCACGCGTCTGTACGCCAACACCAGCATCGGCCTGTTTGGCTCACTGGCCGTTAAACCGTCCGGCATGCGCTTCGAGCAGGCCATGGCGGAGCGGGTCTTTAAGCCCCTGAAACTCAACCATACGTGGATAAACGTTCCACACGCTGAAGAGCCGCACTACGCATGGGGTTATCGTGAGGGAAAAGCGGTCCACGTTTCGCCTGGTATGCTGGATGCAGAAGCCTATGGTGTGAAATCTAACGTCAAAGATATGGCGAGCTGGGTGATGGCCAATATGGCACCTGAGACACTCCCGCAGTCCACTCTGCAGCAGGGTATTGCGCTGGCGCAGTCTCGCTACTGGCGCGTGGGTGCCATGTATCAAGGGTTAGGCTGGGAGATGCTCAACTGGCCGGTCGATGCCAAAACCGTGGTGGATGGCAGCGACAATAAGGTCGCACTGGCGCCGTTGCCGGTCGCAGAAGTGAATCCTCCGGCTCCGCCAGTAAAAGCCTCCTGGGTGCATAAAACGGGCTCTACGGGTGGGTTTGGCAGCTACGTGGCGTTTATTCCTGAAAAGCAGATCGGTATTGTGATGCTCGCAAATAAAAGCTATCCGAACCCGGTACGGGTGGAAACGGCTTACCGTATCCTCGACGCGCTACAGTAA
- the sugE gene encoding quaternary ammonium compound efflux SMR transporter SugE, whose product MSWIILVIAGLLEVVWAIGLKYTHGFTRLTPSVITVTAMIVSIVLLSWAMRSLPVGTAYAVWTGIGAVGAAITGILLLGESASLARIASLALIVCGIIGLKLSAH is encoded by the coding sequence ATGTCCTGGATTATTCTTGTTATCGCCGGTCTGCTCGAAGTGGTTTGGGCAATTGGTCTGAAGTACACCCACGGATTTACCCGCCTGACACCCAGCGTGATTACCGTTACCGCCATGATTGTGAGTATTGTGCTGCTCTCCTGGGCGATGCGCTCTTTGCCGGTGGGGACGGCCTATGCTGTCTGGACGGGCATTGGTGCAGTGGGCGCGGCGATTACCGGGATTTTGCTGCTGGGAGAGTCGGCGAGTCTGGCGCGTATCGCCAGCCTCGCGTTGATTGTGTGCGGTATTATTGGGCTGAAACTCAGCGCCCACTAA
- a CDS encoding IS5-like element IS903B family transposase, with product MKDQITYLPDNADRSVAKQKFKITNWPTYNKALINRGSITFWLDDEAIQAWYESATPSSRGRPQRYSDLAITTVLVIKRVFRLTLRAAQGFIDSIFSLMNVPLRCPDYSCVSRRAKSVNVSFKTPTRGEIAHLVIDSTGLKVFGEGEWKVKKHGQERRRIWRKLHLAVDSKTHEIICADLSLNNVTDSEAFPGLIRQTHRKIRSAAADGAYDTRLCHDELRRKKISALIPPRKGAGYWPGEYADRNRAVANQRMTGSNARWKWTTDYNRRSIAETAMYRVKQLFGGSLTLRDYDGQVAEAMALVRALNKMTKAGIPESVRIA from the coding sequence TTGAAGGATCAGATCACGTATCTTCCCGACAACGCAGACCGTTCCGTGGCAAAGCAAAAGTTCAAAATCACCAACTGGCCCACCTACAATAAAGCCCTCATCAACCGTGGCTCCATAACTTTCTGGCTGGATGATGAAGCTATTCAGGCCTGGTATGAGTCAGCAACACCTTCTTCACGAGGCAGACCTCAGCGCTATTCTGACCTTGCCATCACTACTGTGCTGGTCATTAAACGCGTATTCAGGCTGACCCTGCGGGCTGCGCAGGGCTTTATTGATTCCATTTTTTCTCTGATGAACGTTCCGCTACGCTGCCCGGATTACAGCTGTGTCAGCAGGCGGGCAAAGTCGGTTAATGTCAGTTTCAAAACGCCCACCCGGGGTGAAATCGCACACCTGGTAATTGATTCCACCGGGCTGAAGGTCTTCGGTGAAGGCGAGTGGAAAGTCAAAAAGCATGGCCAGGAACGCCGCCGTATCTGGCGTAAGCTGCATCTCGCCGTTGACAGTAAAACACATGAAATCATCTGCGCTGACCTGTCGCTGAACAACGTTACGGACTCAGAGGCCTTCCCCGGGTTAATCCGGCAAACCCACCGGAAAATCAGGTCAGCCGCCGCCGATGGCGCTTACGATACCCGGCTATGTCACGATGAACTGCGGCGTAAGAAAATCAGCGCGCTTATCCCTCCCCGAAAAGGTGCGGGTTACTGGCCCGGTGAATATGCAGACCGTAACCGTGCAGTGGCTAATCAGCGAATGACCGGGAGTAATGCGCGGTGGAAATGGACAACAGATTACAACCGTCGCTCGATAGCGGAAACGGCGATGTACCGGGTAAAACAGCTGTTCGGGGGTTCACTGACGCTGCGTGACTACGATGGTCAGGTTGCGGAGGCTATGGCCCTGGTACGAGCGCTGAACAAAATGACGAAAGCAGGTATACCTGAAAGCGTGCGTATTGCCTGA
- a CDS encoding co-chaperone GroES, translated as MSIRPLHDRVIVKRKEVETKSAGGIVLTGSAAAKSTRGEIIAVGKGRILENGTVQPLDVKVGDIVIFNDGYGVKSEKIDNEEVLIMSESDILAIVEA; from the coding sequence ATGAGTATTCGTCCGTTACATGATCGTGTGATCGTCAAACGTAAAGAAGTTGAAACCAAGTCTGCTGGCGGTATCGTTCTGACGGGTTCTGCAGCAGCAAAATCAACGCGTGGCGAAATCATCGCTGTCGGTAAGGGCCGCATCCTGGAAAACGGAACTGTGCAGCCGCTGGACGTTAAAGTTGGTGACATCGTCATTTTCAACGATGGCTACGGCGTGAAATCCGAGAAGATCGACAATGAAGAAGTGTTGATCATGTCCGAGAGCGACATTCTGGCAATTGTTGAAGCGTAA
- a CDS encoding entericidin A/B family lipoprotein translates to MKRTVKILLLLALSSALLSGCNTTRGMGEDIQDLGHIISHAAS, encoded by the coding sequence ATGAAACGCACCGTTAAAATTCTGCTTCTGTTAGCGCTGTCCAGCGCGTTGCTTTCCGGCTGTAATACCACACGTGGAATGGGGGAGGATATCCAGGATCTCGGCCATATCATTTCTCACGCCGCCAGCTAA
- a CDS encoding lipocalin family protein: MRILPVIAAVTAAFLVVACSSPTPPSGVTVVSNFDAQRFLGTWYEIARLDHRFERGLEKVTAHYSSMDDGGIQVINRGYNPDRQMWQQSTGKAYFTGDPRRAALKVSFFGPFYGGYNVIALDREYRHALVCGPDRDYLWILSRTPTISSEMKQQMLDVATRQGFDVSKLIWVEQPH, encoded by the coding sequence ATGCGCATTCTGCCTGTTATCGCCGCGGTGACAGCCGCGTTTTTAGTGGTTGCCTGCAGTTCCCCTACCCCTCCCTCCGGCGTCACTGTTGTAAGTAATTTCGACGCTCAACGTTTCCTCGGAACCTGGTATGAAATCGCCCGGCTCGACCATCGGTTTGAGCGGGGGTTAGAGAAAGTCACAGCACATTACAGTTCGATGGACGACGGGGGTATTCAGGTAATCAACCGTGGATACAATCCGGATCGGCAGATGTGGCAACAGTCGACGGGAAAAGCGTACTTTACCGGCGACCCGCGCCGGGCCGCGCTAAAAGTCTCGTTCTTTGGCCCGTTCTATGGCGGGTACAATGTCATCGCCCTCGACAGAGAGTACCGCCATGCGCTGGTCTGCGGGCCGGATCGCGACTATTTATGGATACTCTCCCGCACGCCGACCATTTCGTCAGAGATGAAACAGCAGATGCTGGACGTTGCGACCCGGCAAGGGTTTGATGTGTCAAAACTCATCTGGGTAGAACAACCGCATTAG
- the efp gene encoding elongation factor P, which yields MATYYSNDFRAGLKIMLDGEPYAVEASEFVKPGKGQAFARVKLRRLLTGTRVEKTFKSTDSAEGADVVDMNLTYLYNDGEFWHFMNNETFEQLSADAKAIGDSDKWLLDQAECIVTLWNGQPIAVTPPNFVELEIVETDPGLKGDTAGTGGKPAKLSTGAVVKVPLFVQTGEVIKVDTRSGEYVSRVK from the coding sequence ATGGCAACGTACTATAGCAACGATTTTCGTGCTGGTCTTAAAATCATGTTGGACGGCGAACCGTATGCGGTTGAAGCCAGCGAATTCGTTAAACCAGGTAAAGGCCAGGCATTTGCACGCGTTAAGCTGCGCCGCCTGCTGACCGGTACCCGTGTCGAAAAAACCTTCAAGTCTACTGACTCCGCTGAAGGCGCTGATGTTGTCGATATGAACCTGACTTACCTGTACAACGACGGTGAGTTCTGGCACTTCATGAACAACGAAACGTTCGAACAGTTGTCTGCTGACGCTAAAGCCATTGGCGATAGCGACAAATGGCTGCTGGATCAGGCTGAGTGCATCGTGACCCTGTGGAACGGCCAGCCTATCGCGGTTACCCCACCGAACTTCGTTGAACTGGAAATCGTTGAAACTGACCCAGGTCTGAAAGGTGACACCGCCGGTACAGGTGGTAAGCCAGCGAAACTGTCTACCGGTGCCGTGGTTAAAGTGCCACTGTTCGTACAGACTGGCGAAGTGATCAAAGTGGATACCCGCTCCGGCGAATACGTATCTCGCGTGAAGTAA
- the groL gene encoding chaperonin GroEL (60 kDa chaperone family; promotes refolding of misfolded polypeptides especially under stressful conditions; forms two stacked rings of heptamers to form a barrel-shaped 14mer; ends can be capped by GroES; misfolded proteins enter the barrel where they are refolded when GroES binds), with protein MAAKDVKFGNDARVKMLRGVNVLADAVKVTLGPKGRNVVLDKSFGAPTITKDGVSVAREIELEDKFENMGAQMVKEVASKANDAAGDGTTTATVLAQAIITEGLKAVAAGMNPMDLKRGIDKAVASAVEELKALSVPCSDSKAIAQVGTISANSDETVGKLIAEAMDKVGKEGVITVEDGTGLEDELDVVEGMQFDRGYLSPYFINKPETGAVELESPFILLADKKVSNIREMLPVLEAVAKAGKPLVIIAEDVEGEALATLVVNTMRGIVKVAAVKAPGFGDRRKAMLQDIATLTGGTVISEEIGMELEKATLEDLGQAKRVVINKDTTTIIDGVGEESAIQGRVAQIRKQIEEATSDYDREKLQERVAKLAGGVAVIKVGAATEVEMKEKKARVDDALHATRAAVEEGVVAGGGVALVRVAAKLAGLSGQNEDQNVGIKVALRAMEAPLRQIVSNAGEEPSVVTNNVKAGEGNYGYNAATEEYGNMIDFGILDPTKVTRSALQYAASVAGLMITTECMVTDLPKGDAPDLGAAGGMGGMGGMGGMM; from the coding sequence ATGGCAGCTAAAGACGTAAAATTCGGTAACGACGCTCGTGTAAAAATGCTCCGCGGCGTAAACGTACTGGCAGACGCAGTGAAAGTCACCCTGGGCCCGAAAGGCCGTAACGTAGTGCTGGATAAATCCTTCGGCGCGCCAACCATCACCAAAGATGGTGTTTCCGTTGCACGTGAAATCGAGCTGGAAGACAAGTTCGAAAATATGGGCGCGCAGATGGTGAAAGAAGTGGCCTCTAAAGCGAACGACGCTGCAGGCGACGGTACCACCACCGCGACCGTACTGGCGCAGGCAATCATCACTGAAGGTCTGAAAGCCGTTGCTGCGGGCATGAACCCAATGGATCTGAAACGTGGTATCGACAAAGCTGTCGCGTCCGCTGTTGAAGAACTGAAAGCGCTGTCCGTACCATGCTCTGACTCTAAAGCGATTGCTCAGGTAGGTACCATCTCCGCTAACTCCGACGAAACCGTAGGTAAACTGATCGCTGAAGCGATGGACAAAGTCGGTAAAGAAGGCGTGATCACCGTTGAAGACGGTACCGGTCTGGAAGACGAACTGGACGTGGTTGAAGGTATGCAGTTCGACCGCGGTTACCTGTCCCCATACTTCATCAACAAGCCAGAAACTGGCGCTGTTGAACTGGAAAGCCCGTTCATCCTGCTGGCTGATAAGAAAGTCTCCAACATCCGCGAAATGCTGCCAGTGCTGGAAGCCGTTGCGAAAGCAGGCAAGCCACTGGTTATCATCGCTGAAGACGTTGAAGGCGAAGCGCTGGCGACCCTGGTGGTTAACACCATGCGTGGCATCGTGAAAGTGGCTGCGGTTAAAGCACCTGGCTTCGGCGACCGTCGTAAAGCTATGCTGCAGGACATCGCTACCCTGACCGGTGGTACTGTAATCTCTGAAGAGATCGGTATGGAGCTGGAAAAAGCGACCCTGGAAGACCTGGGCCAGGCGAAACGTGTTGTGATCAACAAAGACACCACCACCATCATCGATGGCGTGGGTGAAGAGTCCGCTATTCAGGGCCGTGTTGCTCAGATCCGTAAGCAAATTGAAGAAGCAACGTCTGATTACGACCGTGAAAAACTGCAGGAGCGCGTAGCGAAACTGGCAGGCGGCGTTGCGGTAATCAAAGTCGGTGCGGCTACCGAAGTTGAAATGAAAGAGAAAAAAGCACGCGTTGACGATGCCCTGCACGCGACCCGTGCTGCGGTAGAAGAAGGCGTGGTTGCTGGTGGTGGTGTTGCGCTGGTGCGTGTTGCCGCCAAACTGGCTGGCCTGTCCGGTCAGAACGAAGACCAGAACGTGGGTATCAAAGTTGCGCTGCGCGCGATGGAAGCGCCTCTGCGTCAGATCGTTTCCAACGCCGGTGAAGAGCCATCTGTTGTTACCAACAACGTGAAAGCGGGCGAAGGTAACTACGGTTACAACGCGGCAACTGAAGAATACGGCAACATGATCGACTTCGGTATCCTGGATCCAACTAAAGTGACCCGTTCTGCTCTGCAGTATGCGGCATCGGTAGCTGGCCTGATGATCACTACCGAGTGCATGGTGACCGACCTGCCTAAAGGCGACGCGCCTGACTTAGGTGCTGCTGGTGGTATGGGCGGCATGGGTGGTATGGGCGGCATGATGTAA
- the yjeH gene encoding L-methionine/branched-chain amino acid transporter: protein MSGLKQELGLAQGVGLLSTSLLGTGVFAVPALAALVAGNNSLWAWPVLIVLVFPVAIVFAILGRHFPSAGGVAHFVGMAFGPRLERVTGWLFLSVIPVGLPAALHIATGFGQALFGWHDEALLLAELGTLAIVWWVGSRGASSSANLQTIVAVLIVALITAIWWAGDIRVEEIPFPAITDINHAQLFAALSVMFWCFVGLEAFAHLASEFKHPERDFPRALMIGLLVAGTVYWACTVLVLHFDAFGADKAAAASLPGIVVQLFGVKALWVACVIGYLACFASLNIYIQSFARLVWSQARNKPQSRLAQLSKRQLPLNALNLVLGSCVVSTLCIYALKINLDALIIYANGIFIMIYLLCMLAGCRLLKGRYKALAVVGGVLCLLLLMMVGWKSMYAVVMLAGLWVAL, encoded by the coding sequence ATGAGTGGACTCAAGCAGGAGTTGGGGCTGGCGCAGGGGGTAGGCCTGCTCTCAACCTCCTTGTTAGGAACAGGGGTGTTTGCGGTGCCCGCACTGGCGGCGCTGGTTGCCGGAAATAACAGCCTGTGGGCGTGGCCGGTGCTGATTGTGCTGGTGTTCCCGGTTGCGATCGTGTTCGCCATTCTGGGAAGGCATTTTCCCAGCGCGGGCGGCGTGGCGCACTTTGTCGGCATGGCGTTTGGCCCACGACTGGAGCGCGTCACCGGCTGGCTGTTCCTTTCCGTCATTCCGGTTGGTCTGCCTGCGGCGCTACATATCGCAACCGGCTTTGGGCAAGCGCTCTTCGGCTGGCATGACGAAGCACTGCTGCTGGCTGAGCTGGGTACGCTGGCTATCGTCTGGTGGGTGGGCTCACGCGGGGCCAGTTCCAGCGCTAACCTGCAGACGATCGTCGCGGTGCTGATTGTCGCGCTCATCACCGCTATCTGGTGGGCGGGTGATATTCGCGTCGAGGAGATCCCCTTCCCGGCCATCACCGATATCAATCATGCGCAGCTCTTCGCTGCGCTGTCAGTCATGTTCTGGTGTTTTGTCGGTCTGGAAGCGTTCGCCCATCTGGCGTCGGAGTTTAAGCATCCCGAGCGCGATTTTCCGCGAGCCCTGATGATTGGCCTGTTGGTCGCAGGCACGGTTTACTGGGCCTGTACTGTGCTGGTGCTGCACTTCGACGCCTTTGGCGCAGATAAAGCAGCCGCCGCTTCGCTGCCGGGTATCGTGGTACAGCTGTTTGGCGTAAAAGCGCTGTGGGTGGCCTGTGTGATTGGCTATCTGGCCTGTTTTGCCAGCCTCAATATTTACATCCAGAGCTTTGCGCGGCTGGTGTGGTCTCAGGCGCGCAATAAACCGCAGAGCCGTCTTGCGCAGTTGTCTAAGCGTCAGCTGCCGTTGAATGCGCTGAATCTCGTGCTGGGAAGTTGCGTTGTGAGCACGTTGTGTATTTACGCGCTTAAGATCAATCTGGATGCACTGATCATTTATGCCAACGGCATATTTATTATGATCTACCTGCTGTGCATGCTGGCGGGTTGTCGTCTGTTGAAGGGTCGCTATAAAGCACTGGCCGTTGTCGGGGGAGTGCTTTGCCTGCTGTTGCTGATGATGGTGGGATGGAAGAGTATGTACGCCGTCGTCATGCTGGCAGGGCTGTGGGTGGCGCTGTAG
- a CDS encoding response regulator transcription factor gives MFKILLIDRCHFTRAGFEAWLNHSGLFPGHFVVTGLNNLILAREHILQWDPSVVIADLHGFMQDIHHFQQLSSLLNASEKVPFILLQSGEDKEMAGFLSQFPIWASLTKNAGLETLATVINDALTTRASVEIPAVAAPLLTRQEEKVLTLWMDGASNQKIATHLRINGKTVYTYKRNIRMKLHMDTRFSPFLSLQESEN, from the coding sequence ATGTTCAAAATTCTTTTGATTGACCGATGTCACTTCACCCGCGCGGGGTTTGAAGCATGGCTCAATCATTCCGGTTTGTTTCCCGGGCACTTCGTCGTGACCGGGCTGAATAATCTCATCCTCGCCAGAGAGCATATTCTGCAGTGGGATCCATCGGTGGTTATCGCCGATCTGCACGGCTTTATGCAGGACATTCATCATTTCCAGCAGCTTTCTTCCCTGCTGAACGCCAGTGAAAAAGTGCCTTTCATTTTGCTGCAGTCGGGGGAAGATAAAGAGATGGCAGGCTTTCTGTCCCAATTTCCGATATGGGCTTCGCTTACCAAAAATGCCGGACTGGAGACGCTGGCGACGGTCATCAACGACGCCCTGACGACTCGCGCAAGCGTTGAGATCCCTGCGGTCGCGGCCCCCCTGCTGACTCGCCAGGAGGAGAAGGTGTTGACGCTGTGGATGGATGGCGCAAGCAATCAGAAGATTGCCACTCACCTGAGGATCAATGGAAAAACGGTCTATACCTATAAGCGAAATATCCGCATGAAATTGCATATGGATACGCGCTTTTCCCCGTTTTTATCTCTGCAGGAATCAGAAAACTGA
- the ecnB gene encoding lipoprotein toxin entericidin B: protein MVKKTIAAIFSVLVLSSVLTACNTTRGVGQDISEGGSAISGAATKAQQ from the coding sequence ATGGTTAAGAAGACAATTGCAGCGATCTTTTCAGTTCTGGTACTTTCTTCAGTATTAACGGCCTGTAATACCACGCGCGGCGTTGGTCAGGACATTTCTGAAGGCGGTAGTGCAATCTCCGGCGCGGCAACAAAAGCTCAGCAGTAA